The Oryzias melastigma strain HK-1 linkage group LG15, ASM292280v2, whole genome shotgun sequence genome includes the window GGGgtgtttaaaaaatctttagttCAACCAGACATTTGTGATTTATTCTCCAGCCTGCAGACTCATGTGAGCGAGCATACAGAGAACGGGAGCAGAAACAGGATTCTCTCAGACAGGAGCTCAGCTTTCCTATACAGGGACTGATGGGGGGGGTATCTTAAGCCTCTGTGTGCCCCCCCTCcagtttaaaatattcaaaatgtttgtcaaactTTGAAGTCTACATTCAGCCTTCTCCATATCTGCTGGAGtcgaaaatgtttgtttcaacGAGGAAGGACAAACGTTTCCTTCTTTCCATGatagaggtgtcaaactcaatcatacgggcccaaaatccaaaacacaccttaggtcacgggccgaacgggataaacatttactgaacactctaaaactacatttgaccataattgtgaataataaaaaggcaggaatattattccagaataaatcaacttaaaccataaataactttcaatattttactctccataaaatatatttagtcaaaattattgaagttagaaataagaacaagataacatcgggtcattaataacaataaagtgaaatgatctggagttccggacagaattacccggagggccggatccggcccccgggcctggacTTTGGTAGTGTGCTGTGATTTGCCAAAGCTGGACACACCTGGCTGCACCTGCATAGCTGTAACAGAGCCACTTGTTGGCAGTGTGTTATGTTGTTCATTTTCTGttagaaaaatgagaaaaaacatctCGTTACTCCTGGTTCACACTATAGGTCGGAAGCGGCgtggaacggaggccgctttgCGCCCTTGTTAATCTATGCTGGGGTTCACACACCAGTCCTCCGCGGAAGGCTTGTCCAGAGCAGCGATCGTTTCGCTGTCTGGTCTACTTTTGCGCGAGCCGCGATTTAGGAAGTTacaagaaaatccagtttattatcaaaatataaccaatttttacaataaaatagcgtgaatgacaaatgtgatcatatttttgtgtctaatctgactgtagagatgaaaatacagtaaacatacaaacaatgCCCCACACACAAATAACaacgcacacacagacactgagactcacacagatagactacaggGCGGGGGTGGGTGGTTTAGGATGTCTAAAAACAGAGTTGGCGACAGGTCAAGATGgacaatgtcaaattaattgtagaagctgtaaatacccacagctgagcagaagtgcCTGTCGACCGTCATGAATACATATGCGtgtggtgtgaactggaggtgaagcggattcacagctctattcccaCAGATAAAAAGTCTTGGTATCCTCAAATTACAACCAGgcacaaaccacatttattaatttctccttcatgatcaatttccaAACGGTACTTCCATGACTTACGTGGGACGCCATCCATTCATCACTACCAAACctgagcccctgattggtcaaagttcagctggtttaaCTGTCTCGTGCGTTCAGTGTCCGCATGTTTGTTCGTAGAGCCTGAAGATGGTCACATGAACGAGGAAGCCTGAAATGCCCACACACATGGTTACATCGTCTCTTCATTGAACGCTCGTTGCCATGGCAGCGTGAATGCAGCTTCAGACTTCAGTGGAAAGAATTTCAGAAAGTCCATCATTTTTTAAGGTTCCACCttcaacatgtttgtgtttgaccCTTCACTCACAGGTTTTCCTCATTACCTCCTGCTACTCCGTTTTTGAACTGTTGTGGTCAAAGTGTTGCTGATGAGAAAGCGTAATCAAGCCCTGCAGAGTGACGATGGCCCTCAGTGCTGTTTATCATCTAGCCGCTCCACTTTCAGAGTATTCTTTGACTTTTCCCGTGAAAGGTTTGATTTTCATCCTGCTAATTGTGTTCAATGAAGCGCCGGCATTGATCGCTCCTCCACCCATGTGCCATAAACCACTGTACAAACACGGCGGCGTGCTGCTGACCCCGCTCAGCGCCGCTCATCTGAATGTGACAAATGAAACATGCTGTTCCTCACACTTACATCACCCACTGTTTGGTTTGTGTCTCTGCAGCCTGAAAATGAAGAGAAGTCTATAATGTATGATAACATTGGAGCCAATGTCTGCATGGGGGACCACAAGGTAACAGCAGGGCTCCGCCCACACATCCACTCTTTGTGATTTCAGGGTCTAAAGCACCAAGCAACGAACATCCAAGTATCAACATCAAAGTATCGCAATCATCTTGAAAACGTTCAGCTGGTtatttggaaaaatgtctgaatgagAAGCTAGTTTGTGTCGAAAAACATTCAAGTCCAGCAGAGGACGAGGCCTGATGAAGTTCTCAGGGTTTTACTCTAATGTTAATGAAAGCTTCAAAGCTTCAAGGCTTCACTTTAACCTGAGagagcgccctctgctggccaATGGAGCCGTGTGTGAGAGAAAGTGACATGATGTCAATCCATGTCTTCACTTTCTGCAtagctttacatttttgttcaaagaaCTGACATTAGCTATTTATTTAACGGAGTCAAAggcctgaagaaaaaaatctcacgCACAATAAGaataggattttattttgataaatcaaacagaaaatctAATCCCAGAATATGCCAATCCTATTTCTGTATTGATCCATTCTCCTGCAGCTTTTTAACTTGCATGATGGAAAACATGAAGCCAAAAGAAATGCTGAGAAACATGTAATtactaaaaacagttttcacttATCGACTGAAGTTTGGagtaaatttcaaataaaatacaaacatctgctttcaaacaggaagtttcctTCATGTGTCTGTTAGATCAGGAGTCTGTAACCTTTAACATGAAAAGATCCAGTTGGTCCAGTTTGTTACAGAGCAAGACCCGTCTAGAGCCGCCAAGTCCCCCTTTACTGcttagaaaatacacttttttttgtttttgtggctattttttaataaaatgctgcttttaaatatttatcctaATTGAGTTATAAATATgttatatcaggggtgtcaaactcaatcgcaaagagaggccaaaatccaaaacacaccttaggttgaacaggataaacatttattgaacattctaaaactttttaaatatttaaaatcgtaactttttaacattgctatgaattaaaaaaggcagggatattattccatGATGactcaatttaaaccttaactttcaatattttactctccataaaaatatattttgtcaaaattatacaagttagaaataagaacaagataacatcgggtcattaataacaataaaataaaatgatctggagggccgcatccgggccccgggccttgactttggcacaAGTGCCTTATATTTTTCTACAGTTAACTTCCTTACTGGACtaaaatttatttcaaaataaaatacaccctgtgttAAATCCTGGTGCTGCATTAGATTTACTAgaatttaaaacacaagaacgtcaaacatgacattttatatcatttcatccttttttcttcttttactattAAATATAAAGATGTCAATATTGTTGTtgagtgtatatatatatatatatatatatatatatttttttttatctaaagacGTAAAGGTAATTCCGTGCTTTAAGAATGTTGCCCTTGAACAGCAACGTTTGTGCAGCAGCATATCAGAAAATGTCCCAAACTGAACTAActtcatatttattcaaatagttacTTTTTCTTCTAACAAAGATCtacaatggagggataaaagtgtctcaggttgcagactcctgtgtTAGTCTTCTTCTGAGCTGCTTAACTTCCACTACATTTGAGTTATGAATGTTGGTAGAAAGGTGCTGAAAGCATGTGAGGCGCCCGAGCCGTGCTGCGGCGTAACGCAGACTGAGGGCGCTCTCAGACCGCCGGCGGCCTCACCACGATCACAGCTGCCTCTGTTTGAAAGCTGCCCGCTGTAGTTAGCACGCGGGCCCAAAAATGCACAGCTCTGCTCTGTGAGTTTAACCTTTGTGTGGTGGGGGGCTCGGGGCAGAGGGAGGGGGCTCTTCTCACTGTGGTTCGTTTCTGTCTCCCTGCCAGCCCGTCTTCCTGTCCTTCCGAATAGCAGCGGGGGCAGGTAAACCTAATGCAAATAAGCACAAGTGTTGTGTGGTGCAGTGATTTCGTGGTAAatatgatttctttttattccaaTTCTTGCCACTGTTTGCCGATGTTTGCTTTGATTTGCTTGGTTTCCTCATGACCTTTCACAAATGCTTGAAGGCAAAAGTCTCTGTTTGAAGAGTTTTATTGCAGAATAAAACTTGTCACCTCACTACTTAAAATGCTGGAGTCATTTTAAGACTAACCCGCTGGAGCAGCATTGTTTTCCTGTTCCTGAACTAACGTCCTGCAGCTGCGTGAGCCCGGCTGGCACAGACAAGTCAACCCTGCTTCTGTTTCTTCCACAGGGAGGTGTTGCCAAAGGGGGGAGAACATATTCCGTGAAGCCCCTCTGTGAGAAGATCACAGACGCACACGCACTCACGCACACATCATTTGCACAAGCCTACACTGAAAGCCCAAACTCCGTCAGCAGGGCTGCGCAGCCGCAGTCGCGCAGACCCCTCCTCGCCCTAAACCTTCAGTTTTCAACACTCTGTGACCCCTGAGGGCCCGGCTCCAGGACAGACGCATCGCTGGCCTCCGCGTTGCCACGCAACCCCAATTcccagagaaaacaaaagaaccggACACTCTTCTCCCTCCGCAGCTTCAGCGAGAAAACTCTAATGGAGGTTTACTACATACTTGTACTGCCCGTTTTAGGTAGGCCTCTGTGTATAGAAGCTACTCTCCAGATATTATTTAAGGTGTTGAAAAAAGACCAGAAAAgtgcaatgcaaaaaaaagttgtatatcTAGATTACTAGGGTTATTTGTACATTTGACAGTATATAACATAGAAGTGTTGTTGGTTTTATCGCGCTCTGTCCTCTGACCAAACTCTGTGGTCCTTGTTGGAACCGTCTCTTCACCACGGCCACATCAGTGGAGGCTTCTTCTTTTATatgctttacttttaaaagataatttatGATTCTTACCAAAATGTTTCTGCTGGAGCGATGGAAGAAGGAGACGTTTGGGACAGTCAGCAATGTTTTAAGCAGTGCCATAGACCATGCAAGTATATCTAAGAAATTATATAAGATCTGTTTGCCTATATAGCTCTCTCACGTAATGCCATTATTCTAACTTATTTCTATAAGATTATGGTTCTGAATGTTAGGTAGGCTTGGGTGTCCTTAAAATGtaagggttttgttttttcttcatgtttgtttaCTGCATTACGGTGCCAAGTATCCCACACAGACGTGATTGTGTAACGAGTCCTTAAGTCTGTCTGTAAAGGTGTAGATTCTAAAGCTGTAAGAGAAACTCTAAATGTGAGGAGAAAGCCTCGGCTTTCCCGCCGTTCCACTTCCTCCTGTGTTTTTGCATCACTTCCTCTGCAACACTACAGCTTTCAGACCGTTCCAAGCCGCCAGCTCATCCGATTCCTGCCGCCGTCTGGAGCACAGCAGGTGGAAACTCTTCTGAGCTTGTTGCTGCGTTTAGTTTTCTCCTTTGGTGActttaggttaaaaaaacagtaggagaaaaacaaaataaaaggacattttgtttttttacgtgtagACAATTTTGAGTTTGCTTTAAGCTCCTGTTTTGTCTTCACTCCATCAAAAGCACATAGAGATTTTCTTGGAGCCCCTCCTGGACGGCCGGCCTCTTTAGCTGATGCAGTTCtcaagcaataaaaacattagaGCTCAACTTTGtcctccttgttttttttaatccacagaTTCCTCATAAAGTCTGCTAAATGTTCTGGTGCCTCTTCCACAGTCTGAGAGCGCTGGAATTATTCAGTCAACAATGCTGCACattccaaacaaaaacatgaatttacacTTGAAGACTGAAATGTTCCTGCAGGTCTGGAGGTTCCCTGTTCAGACTATTAAGGAGCTCATGAAAGAGTGACAGCTCtgttgcatttttaacaaattattgCACAAAAATAACCCGGGAGCAGgcttgagaattttttttccaaatataaaaatgtaaatggaaacatgaaaaggatttaatgacaaaaaacgAAAACTTGTTAGAAACAAATTTAGGCCAAACTGCGTTTTTAGTTAAtcgtttaataaaaatgttaaatgatttttttttttttacttcgtaAAATGCTTCAGTATAAGTCGGAAGTGTCAGTCCATCGGAGCGGCTCCGGGCCATTAAATCcttcacacatttaaagaaagctCAGAATGAAACAGAGAAGCttgttaaataatttattcattataCAAAGTCTTTTCTTTTCGTCCTATAACCGTCCGGGAAGCAATAATTCTCTTTTATAGAAGGACATGAACGGAGCTCCTGGTCTCTGTCTCGGTGCGCGCACCGAGGCAGAGACCGGTGCTGATGACGTTAAACAAGCGGCTGTTCACTCTCTTTACAAATGTTATTTACACTCAGTTCGGCTGCTATACATTTCTGTGAATCAAAGGGGATGCGTGGCGTGGCGTTACTCTGCGGGACGGAGATCCGAGCAGCTCGGATGGGATAAAgcgcatcatcatcatcatcatcatcatcatcatcatcatcatcatgggGGCTGCGGGGAGGAAGAGGGCCGCGTCCCCCCAGCTTCCAAACATCATAACTTATTCTgtataaaatatatacacattCTCACCTGCGTGAACACGTGCAGGTCAGCAGAAGTCCGCTCGTGTCCAAGCACGCGCGTGTTGCCTTTGAGGACGGCGGATACCCTGGTTAATCGGAGCTTCAGAAGCTTTTCACCTGCTGTTTGGAACATGCGTCTCGGACTCGGACCTTCAACCTGAACGCGTCCTCAGTCCGCCTGGAGCTTCTACAGGTGATAAACGACAAGCGCAACAGGTGGCGGGAATTGACGGCATTACTTTAGGGAAATGTCATCGGATGCTCGCGGATCCGGACAGAACAGGATCTTTTGAGTTTTATCAGAGTCCTCCCGGAATGAATGTCCTTCCGTTGGTGTGAGGTCCAGAGGAGAGGCCCGGctccgcgcgcgcgcgcgcagcTGCGTCTCCGCTCCAAAGCCCCCAGTTCTTTCTGGGGCACATAAACCCCCCAAAGGCCCGCCCGGGTTCCGTTCGGGTTCCGTTCGGGTTCCGCCGGAGCAGAGAGACGCATGTGGGAAAGGTCAGGTGAAAGAGTCCGGCGGCCTTCCGGCGCAGGCGCATCACAAAGTGTCCGAGCTGTTGCTGCAGGGGCTGATGAGCGCCAGGTTGCTGCCGGCCTTGTGCTTTTTCAACAGTCTCGTGATCTTCTCGTCGTCAGAGTTCGGGTCCAGCGGCTTGTTGTACTCGTCGTCGTCCTCGTTCTCCGAGCTCTCCTTCATCTTCTCCGTCTCCGAGTCGTGCTTCTTCTTGGCGGAGGCCATCTCCGCCGCGTGCCTCTTCCGCCACTTGGTCCTCCGGTTCTGGAACCAGACCTGTGGAGACAGACGGGGGGAGATGCTCAGCAGGGCCGGGCTGGGCcgtaccggaccggaccgggtGTGAATTCAATACCTTCACTTGACTCTCCGTCATGCCTAAGGAGTAGGCCAGGCGGGCTCTCTCCGGACCCGCCAGGTATTTGGTCTGCTCGAAGGTCTTCTCCAGAGCGAAGATCTGCTGTCCGGAGAAGGTGGGTCTGGAGTGCTTCTTCTTCCCGTCCTTGTCCAGCATGATGTTGGCCTGAGCTGCAAACGAGACCAGAACGGAGTCCTCTTCAAACATttggtttaacaaaaaaaagggggggaaatGACATATAAGAAtccaaaataaaggaaattaaaacattaaataatgcGTCATGGTGGTTacagttttattgtttcttaTTGGTTGATTATGAAtcacaagattaaaaaatatttaaagtatttactaaaacatttaacaatgatacaacaacattttaattttatttattttaattaagggAATAGAACATTCACGTTCATTGGTGAGTTTTGATGTGTGTTTCTGATATTTCCCGAtagacattattatttttttaagtttaaagaaaTCTGGAAACATTTTGGAAGAGCGGACCTACCGGGACAGGGGACCCGCGGGTCCCTCCACGGAGAGCCCTGCATCACGCCGGGCCAGAAGATGGGCGCGCGCCCCGGCAGCTCGGCCAGCGGCTTCGGGTACCGGGACACCGCCGGGCTGAAGTACATCCCCGCCGCCGCGGCGGCCGCCGTGGTCGCCAGGCCGTTTATCCGCGGGAAGCCGGACAGCAGCTGGCCGGCGGTGGTGATGGGTCTGCCCAGGATGTCGCTTATTCCGTGCGGGGTTCCTCCGGACAGCTGCGAGTTGAGGCCGGACAGCGGCGGCGCCTTGAAGCCCGCGGGGCTCTGCTGCAGCGCGTACGGGAACAGAGACGTCTTCATCTCGGTCATGTTGTGCAGCGCCGCCAGCGGGGTGCTGCCCAGGACGAAAGCACTCTGCCGGTTAGCTTCCATCTGCCCCACCGCTAACATTGGTGGACATCAACCGCCGGACGCGCGTGGACTAAAAACGGAGAACCGGAGGCGCGGGGCGGCGCGGGGCGGAGGAGGGCGGAGGAGGGCGGGAGGCGGCGGTCCTGACGCCCGCTTCCCGCAGGTATCCCGGAGAGGCGGAGGCGGTCGGAGGAGAAACTTCTTCCCTCTGGGGAGTTAGGAGTCCGGCCAAAGCCCCGAATGCGTGTCCGCGTGCCGGCGTGTCAGCATTGGTCCCGCGCGCGGGTCCTGCTGGCGGTGCGATGCGGGTTCGGATGGGACCATTAAAGGCTCGTCTGTCTCTGCGGGAGCGCGGCGGGAAGCTCTGATAACAGCGCAGCCACCTGCAGGCGCGCGCCTCCCATTGGACGAGGTTGAGTGAGGCCGCGCTCTGATTGGACGAGACGCCGACGAATGCTGCCTTGAGGTGCCGTCGGAAATTGGATTTTCTGCGAGGAGCGACTCATGACGGCCAGCCGCACGTGGCTGTCAGGACTCATTCTGGACTTCAGGCCCGAAAGGCTGAGAACTCCACTGCACATCCGAACCAGTTTAAGCTTCTAAAATAAGTTTTCACGTCATTCATGGACATGTTTTGTGGCATAGATTGCTTTTTCCTGAGTGAGAAGTATAAATATTCACTTTTGCGGGGAATGTGGTTCCAGAGGAGAGCCTGAACGCACCAGCAGCCTCTATTAAGAGAGGGCATGTTAATGAGCTGAAATCACTGTTTCCTTATTGAAAcgataaaatatttaaagcaaacaGAGCGAAAAAATAAGATGACTCCGGATCCTTTATTCGTTTTCTTCCAAgttgtatttactttttaaactaatcggattaaaaaaaatattccagaaaaacaattgtttttagaaaataacatcCCTGCGTGTTTTAGACTCTAAATGTTGCAGTATTTTAATTCGatcattaaaaagacaaaagtccGTAAAGAAGGCGCGTGAGTTCATTATAAGCAGGTGACGGGCTGGTTTGGTTAAAGGCGCGCGGCGTGCGCGCGTGAGAGCGCGGCGGGCCTGCGCTCATCACTCTGAGTGCAGTAATATTTTATGGAGGTGTGAGGAGGTTGTAAGAGTGAAATATGAGCGCGTTAGCGCCTGAAAGGCTCCAGCAAATGCAGCCCGCGTCTCGTTTGCCCCGCGGGGGGGCCTGCGGGTTTTAAAAGGGTTCGTGCGTGGCCGTGATTCACTCCAGACCCCGCCGGGCCGGAGTGACGCAGCACCGCGCGCTTTCTAATTCTGCAAATGGGCCCCCGCTTCTAATTTATCCCCGCGTGTTTCCCCTGATGATGAGGCGCATTTATTTGGTCGTCCTGTTTTGAAAGTCTTTCTGGGATGATCAGGCTGATGCGGGGGGACCACGCAGACagctgcggcggcggcggggaTCACCCGCTCCGCAGCAGATCGATGGCCTCTTCCCCCGCTCCTCTGCAGCCAGAGATGAGAGCTGCCAAACAGCCCGTCACCCCAAAACCTTAATCGCAATTTAACATAATGAATGATTGGGGTTTTTATCTCCTAAATTTACaggtaatttaaagtttaaacccTTAAACTCAGATTTGTTACGGACATGGACGTGGCCCGggattaaattaataaaaaagtctttgccaaaaaatgaatgttaaatCTATCAAATTAATTCCCAACAATAATTCTTCGTGGCGTGTGATGAACTGCAGCAGAAATGACGGCGAGCCGCCCACACAGCCCTCGGTTATTAcaggaacatttaaaacgttttaaaattacataatatattttattacaaacaaatgaaatgcGCGTGaattaatattttctatttgaagTAATCTGTTGCTCTGGGAAAaactaaatgtcattttaaatgaaagagaagCGCAGATGTGTCAGAGGCCTCTGGTGACgcacagcagcagctttgggctcaaagcagaaaaagaaacatctgtTAAATAGAATATCAGCATGAATTTATCCTTTAGGAACACACGCACAAATATCCCCACACTGTCGTGAATTACTGCGTGAAACTTCAGCCCGTAGATCTGCATCACTCCCGCAAAGGCAGCTGCGCCTCCATGGATAAGCTAACAGCGCCCTCTGGCGGCCGCGCGCAGCACTGTGAGGGCTCCCTCTTGTGTTCTAGAGGAGATTCATCGAGGAGTCGGTGCTGTGAGGACGAATGGGATGAGGGATGGGCTATAGCAGGGGTgtgaaactcaatcacacaaggggccaacacccaaaacatatctttggtcgcgggccgaacaggattaacatttgttaaacactctaaaaccagatttttaaaactttacagctgtaactttttaacatcattatgaactagatatatagcattacctgtgataatgctagtatgaatgctgtaagctgaatttggccgctgaagatgctgaaattgatagttaaaaacactgaagctgatagccagctaaaatattagctaaatgccaaattagcctaaaaaacaaacaaaaaaaaaacttaagttagctaaaacagctagcatgttgctgtaaaaatcttagtaaatgccgaaatagtcaaaaaatttagcagaatgccaatttttaaaactgtaacattttaacataattaggaataacaaaaaggcaggaatattattccagaataaatcaacttaaaccttagatacattcattcatcctgacttcttcttccctttcggggtcgcgggggtgctggagcctaacctggctactgaagggcgaaggcggggtacaccctggacaggtcgccagtctgtctcagggcctcaatcacacacacattcactctcacattcacacctagggacaatttagagtcaccaatgaacctatgaagcatgtttttggacggtgggaggaagccggagtccccggtgaaaacccacgcatgcacggccTGGCAACTtggaaatgagcgcaagataacatcgggcctttaataacaataaaataatattatctGGAGaaccggatagaattacccggagggccgaatccggcccccgggccttgactttgacgcatGTAGCCTAAAGAGATGCTAAACATCTCCATGGACTTTAGGACCAATCGGACCTTAAAGCATTCAAAGaatcaaaaatgttgacatcaTACCAcaactatttttattgttgttttcacTGATGTCATGGAAAAGTTTGCAATGAAAACAAGATTTATGGCAGCAAATTGTGCAGGAGTTCTTGAGGACAGCAGTTGTCACGTCTTCTGATCTGTGTCACAGCTTCATCATGACTGCAGAGCCTGTCTCAAACATCTCTGAAGCTGCTTTCAGAGGGAACTGTTTGATCAGCAGCATCTGCTGCTGGGCCACAAACCCACACCTTCACTGTCATGTCCAGAGAAACAGAGGGTGCGTCCTTCTTGTGGATATATGTTTCAATTTGGTTGGTTGATCTTCAGTGAAGACTTGAGGACTTTAAACACCTACCTATGGAGCTAAACTAGTGCCACTATTAtctgaaactgaaataaaacattttagaaaaaaatattggtgtttggccaaaaaatatataaatatccaaaactttttgctgttctaaaataaatgtaattattttcagatttaaatgttctgttttttaggcttcaaaactcaaaattttaatttcaaaactttttttggagtttgaactatttttttttgttttcgaatctgaaaatttcagttttaaacttttttccctGCTGTGGCGCGTtagggcggggctaacacaaaggaccaatccaAATCAATGATCATGGTAACTTCAATcgtggtgcattcactgactctgagaactgtgataactGTGAAAATGTCTGTCTACTCTGTACTATCACAGTCTGAAGTTTTCCCAAGAGGGTGTAAATACcagttaccaccctcattgattttgattggtccttcatgttagaCCCGCCCCAATGGggctaaaagttttgaaactgaaattttcagatgtgtaaacaaaaacaaaaaagttgaaagtgaaaaagttttgagattaa containing:
- the nkx6.2 gene encoding homeobox protein Nkx-6.2 — translated: MLAVGQMEANRQSAFVLGSTPLAALHNMTEMKTSLFPYALQQSPAGFKAPPLSGLNSQLSGGTPHGISDILGRPITTAGQLLSGFPRINGLATTAAAAAAGMYFSPAVSRYPKPLAELPGRAPIFWPGVMQGSPWRDPRVPCPAQANIMLDKDGKKKHSRPTFSGQQIFALEKTFEQTKYLAGPERARLAYSLGMTESQVKVWFQNRRTKWRKRHAAEMASAKKKHDSETEKMKESSENEDDDEYNKPLDPNSDDEKITRLLKKHKAGSNLALISPCSNSSDTL